One window of Aspergillus oryzae RIB40 DNA, chromosome 3 genomic DNA carries:
- a CDS encoding CAP-Gly domain containing linker protein BIK1 (predicted protein), producing MAPLDDIQVGDLVNVPGGMYGTIKYLGGVAGKPGKFAGIELAAEHARRGKNSGDVEGKKYFSTSTPGSGIFVPMNNNKYVTKRLSAPSIPSVNPPTPSRPINFSKSVGPGLSPAVRTPRPVRRPSLPRAESPRGPPPSKLSLTGLRTPSGASRAASSNGCPRSPVKAPSRTSTSRPPSRLSVDDDIQSTRSSDIQRKAMAAEVQELTDQVRSLEKQLLDRDRQLDEQANTLAEFHRMLEEFEGSDSLSIRAQLREKNEKIAQLTTEFDLHRADFRSTLDTLEVAAAETERVYEQRLDELMQQNKELQDRGEDVEAVARQLKQLEELVSELEEGLEDARRGEAEARAEVEFLRGEVERTKLELKKERESSSHAVGDGQQHSRELDQKDDEIRGLKAIIHSLSRGDPDLHALEQNELGAPQLEYDSEHVAHLERRVEEFERMTERKTFRIEELEHELQQLQLNGDSRPRNPATNGSHSYHKSSSSIGKIGGEHTVNHAHRLSDRTVVPGDWHDQSQHDDQYQAYPGRLRSTSESSHQRLETMHESDARSDDGASLWCEICETGGHDILSCTNMFGAEQKNKSNTDTKEPSQEDSTDEKFTPETSPAPESAQSNHEDSTTPQKTGRDVVLEGLKGVATTSSMAPVAGKASGAVDESKWCALCERDGHESIDCPFDD from the coding sequence ATGGCGCCCCTCGACGACATCCAGGTCGGTGACCTGGTAAACGTTCCCGGGGGTATGTATGGTACTATAAAGTATCTAGGAGGGGTGGCTGGCAAACCAGGGAAATTTGCTGGCATTGAACTGGCAGCTGAGCATGCCAGACGAGGGAAGAACAGTGGAGatgtggaagggaagaaatacttctcaacctccaccCCGGGATCGGGCATCTTCGTGCCCAtgaacaacaacaagtaCGTCACGAAACGTTTATCAGCGCCCAGTATTCCTAGTGTAAACCCTCCGACTCCCTCCCGGCCCATCAACTTCAGCAAATCCGTCGGCCCGGGTCTGAGCCCCGCGGTTCGAACCCCCCGTCCTGTGAGGCGACCTTCACTTCCACGAGCTGAATCCCCACGGGGCCCGCCGCCCTCAAAATTGAGTCTCACTGGATTACGCACTCCGTCTGGGGCCTCGAGAGCCGCGAGTTCGAATGGCTGCCCACGGAGTCCAGTCAAGGCGCCGTCCCGCACGTCGACCAGCCGACCACCCTCTCGCCTGAGTGTAGACGATGACATCCAATCTACGAGGTCCTCGGATATTCAGCGGAAAGCCATGGCTGCGGAGGTGCAGGAGCTGACAGACCAGGTTAGGagtctggagaagcagctccTGGACCGCGACAGACAGTTGGATGAACAGGCAAACACGTTAGCCGAATTCCACAGAATGCTAGAGGAGTTTGAGGGGTcagattctctttccattcGCGCTCAGCTGcgtgagaagaatgagaagattGCTCAGCTGACGACGGAGTTCGACCTCCATCGGGCCGATTTCAGGAGCACTTTGGATACCTTGGAAGTGGCTGCAGCCGAAACTGAACGGGTATATGAACAGCGCCTAGATGAACTGATGCAGCAAAATAAAGAGCTGCAGgatcgaggagaagatgttgaagccgTTGCTAGGCAACTAAAGCAGCTCGAAGAGTTGGTCTCGGAATTGGAGGAGGGTCTGGAAGACGCGCGCCGTGGGGAAGCCGAGGCGCGAGCAGAAGTCGAATTTTTACGGGGCGAGGTCGAACGAACGAAGcttgagctgaagaaggagcgtGAAAGCTCTTCTCATGCGGTCGGGGATGGGCAACAGCATTCAAGAGAGCTCGACCagaaagatgatgagatCCGCGGTCTGAAAGCTATTATCCATTCTTTAAGTCGGGGTGACCCCGATTTGCATGCACTTGAGCAGAATGAGCTCGGAGCTCCTCAACTGGAATATGATTCAGAGCATGTAGCTCACTTGGAACGGCGGGTCGAGGAATTCGAACGTATGACGGAAAGGAAGACTTTCCGTATCGAAGAACTTGAGCATGAACTTCAGCAGTTACAGCTGAATGGTGACAGTCGTCCTCGCAACCCCGCCACTAATGGCTCGCACTCCTACCACAAATCTTCGAGCTCCATTGGAAAAATCGGCGGTGAGCATACCGTCAACCATGCCCATCGGTTATCTGACCGCACCGTGGTCCCTGGTGACTGGCATGATCAATCACAGCATGATGACCAATATCAAGCTTACCCCGGACGACTCCGCAGCACTTCGGAATCTTCTCATCAGCGGCTAGAGACTATGCATGAATCTGATGCCCGCTCTGATGACGGCGCTTCTTTGTGGTGCGAGATTTGTGAAACCGGAGGTCACGATATCCTGAGCTGCACGAATATGTTTGGCGCTGAgcaaaagaacaagagcaacaCTGATACCAAGGAGCCCTCTCAAGAGGACTCAACTGATGAAAAGTTCACACCAGAGACGTCACCGGCTCCCGAGTCTGCGCAATCCAATCATGAGGATAGCACGACTCCTCAGAAAACCGGCCGAGATGTCGTTTTGGAAGGGCTGAAAGGGGTCGCGACGACATCTTCCATGGCTCCCGTGGCAGGCAAGGCGAGTGGAGCCGTTGATGAGTCGAAGTGGTGTGCACTCTGTGAAAGGGATGGCCATGAAAGCATCGACTGTCCATTTGATGATTAA